The Mytilus galloprovincialis chromosome 3, xbMytGall1.hap1.1, whole genome shotgun sequence genomic interval TTTGATTACATTTTCTGTTTGTATATCTTTATGAAAAGTACAACCTCCATCATAATCTAGTAACAAAGCGTCTTAATAAATGACCATAAATATGCACCACAATTATAACAGGTTAACATGAATAACATCCAATCAAAGGTGCTTGGTGCTAAGACCCCCTTTTTCCTGTATTTATTATTCTTCAGTAAATCTTCTTTACatttttactttactttttttaaatatgtttttgtactCTTACCCATATGACATAACAATTACAGAAGTGATTGTATTTTGCTCCTCTCTTCTTAATATTCTTGTAATGCTCTGTTGGAAAGAGCAAGAACACATTAAACAgtgaaaatgatttaaaaaaatatttactaaaaacaAGGTTAGACACCAAAAAAGGGAGGTCTAAGCACCAAGCATCTGTGTTCcgatacagaaaaaaacatataaataattcaaataatatattACTCTCCTAACACTCTGTTTTCATTTACTCTAATGTTTGGATTAGCCATCATATCTAACAAAGGGTCATCATCTGATCCCTCTCTGCCGAGTCTATGGAATATGATAATCACAGTTATAAAACCTATAAGTCCAAGTAATAAAACTAAAAAGAATTTCTTCCTCACTGCTGCTGGATCTTTTTTCTTCCCTTTAACATCCCTTGATCTGGAagtaaacattatattttttccTATATATAGAGCAATGATCGATTGTTTAAAGTTTATTACCCTGTTGACATAAGTAAGTTTAACATGAAACTTATTTTTAACTCAATGACAAGAATTTAAACACACCAGTTTGTGGTTCCTGAAACAGACAATTAGGAAAAGAAacctactatttttttttaaagcagttcatgtcaagaatgtgtccatagtacatggatgccccatccgaaCTACCATTTTCTATgctcagtggaccatgaaaacgaggtaaaatctctgatttggcattaaaattagaaagatcatatcatagggaacatgtgtactaagtttcaaattgattggacagacagatggacaaacaaacagacagaaaacataatgctcataaacAAGAATATATTTGTCAATAGAACACCATGACCTGCTTATGTAACGGGTTATTTCTtactctgtgatattttatcctgaggataatttttCCCGGTAATtgttttccaggcatggtatttcacaggttgattttttccagaggagtgataaactatctgtgttatgcggatagtatgtaccggtatatatttgccgtactatatttcacagaaccgtgtgaaatagagtcccattaactactatgtaagttactcacaatcaatatatacctgactagaattataaaatgtttcacaaaggtagaccaaatttgcataatttatcaaagggaggtaattatgagcaattcatattttaaagatattaatttaacatatttctgaatctattttataaagaaatttttctttgaatcttattttttatatattcatttatataaaaagatgacttacaacttgatttaataagacagataatatttcacaggtaaaaactatccagctgttaaacatgcttttattccaatatattgttatgctattaTTTATCTGATTTCAATATAATCAACAGctacatctctgtccccagacaaaactatttataaagtttaaaatatcACCATAATCAAATTCTTCTCTTACTGTTACCAGTAGTAATggaactatatttctaccttacttttaaatttatatttgtgctgagatctgaaaacaactcacttttacatgtattacactaaccttatttaatcatcatattattttcacaattacgatctttgaaatgACTTCTGGTATTCTTccctatgtttcatgataattttctttttaaaaggatgatattgacttgaatatttcaggaaattttttcaaggataatttgtgaaattatttcccattataatacatttgttttttaacaatttcgctttatttcaaatacatttgttatttcatagtatttttaaaggataagttttttctaataactatttaataagttaactacccagatagaatttcacggcaaaggaaaaaatatcccagggaaatattttcctcaggataaaaaaacaacaactactgtgacattttttcctccggatcaaatttcacccggatataattttgctttacactcACACTATTGCATTTCAATATTCAACTgttttaaaattgtgacacaataTTGATTAAAATGTGAATGTATATTGTAATCtgtataattcataataaaatattgtttacattaaaaaGACTAATTTATAGTAAAGTTGTGTATCTCTAAGTCATGTAAGTGTTCTTTTCTTATTATAGCATACTGATGATAAAAAGTCTTCAAAAAAATCATATCGCAAAATAGAATTTTATTCTTGACTTTGTACAAGTACGGTAAGATAAAAGTTACCTTGAAATAAGGTAGATTTAGAAAAAATTGACAGTTGATGTAATTTTATGTGTATCTTATAATTGGACCAATAGAAATTTCTATATTAACAAGCAGAATTTATTGAGTAATAATCATAAAGCAACTGCCCTTATTTCCACTTTTGCTACTTACTTTAGCCAATTCTTTAACCATTCCATGGCTGATCTTCTTCTGTATTTGTTATCATCATGGTCACTTGATAGATTTAAATAATCATCTTTTGTTGTGTCAAAGACTTTTCTAGgatctgaaaaaataaatgtcaatTAATATCATAAATTTCTCCATTTAGCCTTCCTATCttttcttttacataaaaaacaagaatgtgtcttaagtacactgatgccccactcgcactatcattttctatgttcagtggacagtgaaatttgggtaaaaactctaatttggccttaaaattagaaagatcatatcatagggaacatgtgtactaagtttcaagttgattggacttcaacttcatcaaaaactaccttgaccaaaaactttaacctgaagcgggacgaatgAACAGACAGATGAACGGAAGAAACGAAcaacgaacagaccagaaaacataatgcccctctactattgtaggtggggcataaaaatgatttACTTTATGAATTCTTTAACAGGATCAGTCACTTATTATTGTATcacatgatgatgatgatgatgatgatctGTTTTGTATTGTAATCTTGATTCTTCATTTTTCAAAAACActcttttttctttgcattccTCTAAAAATAATATATCTTTCTCCAGTAccagtttttgtatttttataaacaCAGAAATGATACAAAACaacaacatacatgacataagcTTTATTGTTAACAATGAGTTCTGTATCAATCACTGTCCAGTATCTCCACTTGCTTTAAGATGTTTACTGCCCTTTATTTACATTCAAAAATGTAACAATAGCCATTTAAATCATCACAGAACTGTATTTTAACAGCAAAGTAGTTTTTAAGTGACATAATATAACTGAAcacaaatgtattaattttaagcAGTATCATACGTACCTACAACACCATAAGCTTTATCAGAGCCTCTAACTGATGTGCCAGTATCTACACTTATAACACTATGTGTTGAATTGACTGTTGGTGCTACATGTGCACTGGGACGTGTATGATTGGGTGTTGTTTTGGGACTGGAGGATGTGGTTTGTGCATATTCTTTTCTGACTGGATTATCATGTGTGATCTTGGTCTCTTCAAACTTTGGTTGCACTGGAGCCTCTGTTTCTTCTATCTAAAATATTCAAATgggaaaaaatgaaacaattgtatttttcagtctttcattgtctttttctttttctttttaaagcattttattgAATCCAACGACTAGGAATGACTAGTCTAAAGGAACGTGCTGAGAAATATAGCATAGACATAACCAAATTGATTGGATTTTAACATTGCTGCAAAAACAACATAACTATATAGTGCTAAGAAGCATATGAAAGAACCTGACAGTAATCTTCATTTTAGTAAAAATCGCATCCATTCATGGCAAAAGCAACTATTCTCTTTAACATCATGAGTCAGAGTATGATCCTTTTTAACTTACATGTGCTAGCCACCCATTTCATAGTTCATTTTTGGGTACTTTTACTTAAATGACATTTGCTTCTTTTTTAATTGTGTAACATCATTTTTTATTGCCTTTCTAGAACAAGAAGTTTTGTACATGTATCTGCCTTCAGGTCATTTCAATGAAGGCCTTAACCAGCCCATGATCCTTGGTGTGTGACTGTCTCAAAGGCAATTACATTATATCACTTTCTTATTTTATTCCAATAAGAATTATATATACCTACCAAAGGTAACCCCAATCCAGATCTAGCCCAATTAACTTTAGACAGGTGCTCTTTCAGCTGTTCAGCTACCGGTGACACCACATTCTGGGCAGGAAATATCCCAGCTTTACAACACGGGCAAGTGTAACCAGCTGGTGCTGTGTTGGATGGCAATTGTTGGGCATATTTGTTTAAACAATACCAGTGAAAAACATCTGCaataatattcataaaaacatttttaaagaatGTTTCAATGGGACACAAATGCCCATATATGAAAAGTCATTGTTCTACATACTGAGTAATTTTtctattattgtaaaaaaaaaaaagaactaactTGAGAACAGTGAAGGTGACAAATCCTGTTTCTCTGAGTTTTCTATTTAAAAACTTATATTAGCAGAAAAAGCTAACATATTTACTTGATACTAATCTATTCCTGTCAGAGAATATGAAACTAAGTTAATGGTGCATAATATTCAGTGGCATTTATTTAACAAATTGAAAGCTATTGGTAGTTCATTAATGAATGAGCATGTCATGCATCAAGACCCTAATTCTGAGTACTGGTAGACTAAAAGCAGTAGCAGATTACTTTACacttataatcatgataaaaatGTTATGTTTGTGAAAAGTATGAAATGTTGCCTCACATATTATTCATTTCAAACATGTACCTATACCATATCAGAACTACTGAAAATTGCTGATTGAGTAAGTTTTGtccacatacattttgtacataccATAACATGTCAGTCTTACACATTCTCCACAGTTTTCATCAGACAGATTCTTATCACACAGAACACATAAAGGATTGTAGTCACTGTCTTGTAACCATTGTAAATATGACTTTATTATACACTGAAATaaacatactttatatataaattattgttATGACAAATGTGGTGTTGTGTCCTTGCTCATATccatctccttttattcacatAGAATTTAAAATCCTAGAAGGTCACTAAAAGGATTACatgtagatatttaaaaaaaatgagaacaagtaaaagaaaagtttaatttggtATTATTTTATGAATTCATTAGCAAAATACTTAGACATAGATTTATCACAGAGAAATATAAGTTTTGAACCTTATATGTCTATACTATAGGGCATAGGCAATAAGAATATGAGAGTTCAGAAGAATAAAATCAGAATAAGTAACCATATGATAATCTAGAAACAGATACATGTAGGTAGATACAGGGGACTTCAGGCAATGGATAGAATTTGTAATCTTTGTAAAAAAGAAGTGGAAGATTAACTCTATTTACTACTGAGAGTTATCATCATTTCAAACATAGTTAAAAGTTacaaacattttcacaatttatttggctaatgtcCAATGTAGTCACATTTTTAGTCAAGTGAGTAATTTGATTATTATGACCAATATGACCAAAGTTTTGAGACGACAGTGAAATGGCAGAAATCTATTATCTAACACCTAGGATACAGACTCTGGGACATCAGTTGGCATATGATACACTCCCCCATCCATATAAATGGGTTTTGGAGTGTATGCTGACACACATAATTtcgtagaaaaaaatgtttactgtACAGCATtagattggtttctgtcatcgaaAGTAATGAGTCATTGATCTATCTATCAGTTAACCAACATCGTAAAACGAGGGTAAAGAGGAACTGACCCAGCACTTCCTTTCAGTTGTAATCATGACTCAGAGACATGACCGATGATGTACAATGTACATAAGATTACAAGTTATATAGACCATCACCAGCCACCAAGCATACTGTGTCACTATATTAACCAAAGTTAGAGAAAGATAACTACCTTGATAATGATATTTATTTGTtaacagaaatacattttttttatgtttacattttataCCTTTTGATGATTTGCGACTAAGCAGTTTTCACAGACATTGACTCTGTGTtcgaaacaaaacaaatttgtcaCTTTCTTCTTCGGGCATTTGCAAAGCCCCATGGCAAATACAAATCTGTTTTCTTTACTAAAAAATCAGATTATTCTTCTAACTTGTCTGAAATGTTTGCCGGAAGCTAACCGACGTGGATCTGTTCGTTTTCTCTTTTGGTTTGCCTTCGATCGTATCGCAAAAAATAGAAAGAATCGATGAATTCGGATATACAATAATATGAAAAACAATTTCGGACCACGTGTGTTTTTGTAAACAAAGTACACATGTAACAGTTGTAGGTACATGTAGATAAGCAAGATCTGTAAGATTGTTAAATCTTGTCTTATAATCTAAATGGTGCATACTAGTGTATTAGTTATCCCTAGAGTACTCATTAGTGCTAAAAGAAATAGTTACCATGCCCATCACAAATAGATATGGCACAAAATGTGCACCTGAATatcggtacgtctaaacactgctaaggactccttagtgcactaaggactatacaatgccactaaggactccttagtgcactaaggactatacaatgccactaaggactagaaggacTACTGTTATACgtgttatttttacatattatgttagagattgatatttaatgcataaatttcaaattttatagaaaaataatcataaataaaaaagatattcaacattTTCTGGACACATGCCCATTTTTCTTTGATTtaccgaaaatcaatgaaccgattGACACGTGCCAAATAATATAACAGCTGATTAAACAATCATATTCTTTAACCTAAGTaattaacaattgtatcgaaaagattaATACttgattatcaaaataaaatgtgttgttcttatttaaaatgattaaaaggacaaataattttgcttttgtttcatttatttcccGACGGCAAAGTTATTTGCCATAGGTTTTATCTTTGATGTGCGCCAACTAATAAGTAAGAGTGTGGTCAGCTTGgtaaaatgtttatgtaagagACATCGAagacaaaatgaatatatatatttataatttttttgtttttatttaaattccgaCAAAGATGCTTGTATATACAAATGGCTTCACTAAAACATGAGTAAATTccgaaaaaaaaactataaaacatgatttttatttttccacTTTCTATTACTGCTTTATATGTACGAGTAcgattgaattgaaaaaaaatcatgtggcGTCCTTGGGGTTTATCAAAACCATGCCATTACCCCAAAGACTTGCAAAGAAACCATGCCAGACAAAAAGACCTAGTGTTGCCCGAACACAGCCGcgattttgaacatttaaatgtctTATATTCAGTGCTATGAAATGTAATGTAAATATCTGTgtgatggatacatctgttgtagggttgtcactgactcagacgtacttatatatatatatatatataagtacgtctgagtcagtgacaaccctacaacagatgtatccatcggatcgccatcaatgatggtgatacatggctgtgtacataatgtatatacaactcgtctaaacatcaacccaacaatgttagatctgtaaatttgctttcgcaaatttttggttcttccctcgccgggattcgaacccatgccactgtgatatcgtgacaccaaatcgcctgcactgcagccgtcccgctagaccacacgaccaccatatatatatattctgtcatttattaatatgaacatcaaattaaaaaaccttCATTAGATATAATATATTGTTCTGGCCAGGAGacacatttattatttacaagaaataattacaaaatacacttgagaaaaaaaaacttcttcattctgaaataaaaacacattaaaagtatttcaacaacaattcatttattagtatCCAACTTTACCAATCTTGTCCATTAAACACAACAAATAGCATGATTCCCGTGTAATCAGTTATGTAATTAGACaagtgtcaaacggttcattgattttcggcacaTCAAAGAAATAcaggcacgtgtctaaataatgttgaatatcttatttatctatgatttattttctacaaaaattgaaattgatgcattaaatatcattctctaccataatatgaaaagaaattacatgTAACAGCACTccatctagtccttagtggcatgttATAAGTCCTTAGTTcactaaggactccttagcagtgtttagacgcacCCCCTGAATATAGGTATCTTGTTTTGTTACCCCCATTGAAGCAATGGTTAAATTGGTTACATTGGTTACAAACATGGACGTTAAGTAAATGATATGCAATAGCGGCTTTATCTGTTGCAAACTGTACATGTATGGCTGTGCATGGGGAATCCAGTAAAAATGGTAACTAGCCTGGGaggccgagttcacttgaaactctttAATCGACTTCAGAGTGAATAGATTATCACGTGAACGCACTAGAGTTGATATTCGGAACAACTCTAAGCAACTCTAGGTTAAGGCCCTGACCAagcataaaaaattaaatattctcATTGGTTTGACGTCATTCAAGAGTTTCTCGAGTTTAACCCTGGCTCGGTGAGGGTTGGAACCAGGGTTCGAGGGGTTAACTCGAGTGGTTCAAGTAAAATCGTTTTGTTGAAACCCGTGTATGTAAAGTTAACTcaagagtttcaagtgaactcggccggaaagtcgggttacaatggttacatgcatgggaaATTGGGTAACaaattacaatggttacatacatcaCAAAGGACTATCACTCAGACATCACATCAGCATATTGTCAAAAGGGGAGAACTATATTTTACTTTAAGTTTTAATTTAAACGGTAAAAATTTGTAACCATTGATGGACACATGCCAACCGCCAGGCTTtctcaatacaccttatcgctatttgtcagccattactggatatcacacaggttcaggtaaaattttgacgtcataaaacaaaatatctgacgccacaatggaaaagtgattgttgtatgcgtcaaaagttcaagcggctggGTCAGCCAGTATTAGCGATGAGGTGTATTTCACACCTAGTATCATATTTACCTTTAGTCTTCTCCCTAATTAGAGCCAgaggtacatacatgtatgagggTAGGAATGCTCGTTACTGTCAGGTGTCAAACTGTCATTTTCGGCTACCGTGAGTgtcaaattgttaaaaatattccTTACCATGATTCATCAGAGGTTTGAAATAACTATAGTtaccgttatttttttttataaaatgtaatgtGATTTGTCAAAATCAATTAACTTTTTTTACATTGGTTAAAATTTAAGTAGGATTTGTTAAAATAACCTACTATATTAAAATAAAGGAAACCttttcatttttatctttataaattgATACCTCAAAaagacaatttttattacatctATGATTttttgggtaaagattgcatgaaatgcaatcaaaaccatattttactgaattgaaaattgatttttaaatctTCCAAAGCTTATCACTACCAATATGATACAcacaatatagtgcattgatcataacttTCTATACATtgttatactgcaatcagctattttactagacagataaagctatacgtataaacatTAGCTTTATACATCAATGACCTCAACtgacctataagccccgcctacttaccggaactactgtatttcaacaacaacgtcacgtcacaaccatgacaacgtgtagtaacaatggtcaaacttttatgaatttaaacttgttgtgtcttcaaattggtaatttatataccatgtttataaatgttattaattaagttcattttccctttctaattccttgaactgtcaatgtcttaccgcctggactacgctcatagggaaataccccaaaatggtaccccaagagagaaattccaaacactttttttttaacaatatttgttccatattttttttttattatttattttttatcgatttcagtataaagacaatatttGTATAGtgttttgaaatatgaaatttatttgtatttaaaacagGGAAAATACTCGTAAAACTTCGCATTTCCCCCATTTCTacgcctcatacaaataaatttcatatttcaagacactatatgtatattgtctaaatatatcctatccatgaacattttccagaaatttatcaatgtaagCTCAGGTATTCAAGTCACAAAAGGATGTTACATTTGTATAGAAAATTACATAATTTTtacaaggtgcaggaatctaatatctgttctaaagatataaatgatgtcattgtaaaagtcatcttttaaaattagagttatctcccattgtccagAATTTTAGCTGAATCAACTACCAATTGTCTGCGGACGATACACTATTTAATTTTACATCCAACTGTTAAATTAACGCAATCTTTACCACTCAATTCTTTCAAGCACTTTGATTTTAAATCATCCCCAAAAAATACCCTCACCcctagaaaaaaaacaagaacaaaaacaacTGCAagcagaaacaaaacaaaaatggtaAATCATATACACTGTTTTGCCTACAAACACTTAGTAAATTAAATCTTGTTTTGTCCACAATTATCAATTTTCTAATCTATTTTTCACAACATGATTATTCTCTTTATTTTTTGATCCCATTTTGAtaatttcttcatttgatttgtatatatccCATTCTACTCTATGATATTGATGCTGGTCTGttgttaaagtttaaaaatatcTGGAACAAAACTTACTAAATTCCTTACATGAATAACATAGTCTCAATCACTTAGAAAaaaatttgtacatgttgtaacagCAAATGAACAGGGAAAATATTACTTGCAAAACATCAGATTAACCAAGCAGGAATGCTAAAATAATTACATCTGGTGGTGAATTCACCAAGTGCTTATCTTGTATAGGTACAGAATTGACTCATTTGATGCTAGAATACTTAATTGCTGTCTCAAACTTTTCAGTAAAAAATCATCTATTGATTATGCATTACTAGAGATTATTAGAAATTCTCCAATTTTGTACATTATACATTATTACTTGCTTAAAATATGGCTTAAATGAACAGGgtaaatgcagattttttttccCAATCTTTGATACCTAAGCTATTCATATGAATAAGTTATCAACTCCATAACACCACAGATTAGGTTTTTTTtcgtacatgtacaaaatatttatgtaaaataacattgtgaaaataataaaaatgccTTAATTTATAATTATCTGTAGGTTTtcatgacaaaataaaataagaaaagaagaacaaacaaaaattagTTTTTGATGCTTTCATTTGAATTTCACTTAGAAATGGTGACACATGTAAAATGGACTCAGTTGATCAATCTACCAAAAGAAATGTGATGAAATGCAAAGAAATTCTCTTTCTTTTTGAAGTAAACTATAATTTTTATCTTCTAAATATCACCACAAACATTTGACAATGAATGTTTAAAACTGTAGCAGAAATACATTTTGAATTCAATTGatcagaatttgaaaaaaaatcctgttttttatTTGCAGTGATACAAAGTCAGAAGATGAAGCCAGTCATGAAAAGGACAGAGTTACCTCCTCCTACTTGTTATATAAAGACATTATTGATTAAAAAAGTTGAAGGTTTGaacattaaatgtttaaaattatattttgtcaaaatatttcatttagatCACTAAGCATGCCAAGTATTTAATAATTTTCAGAATTGAACAATATATCTGTATGTGTTCATTGCAAAAttattgttttgtgttgtgt includes:
- the LOC143068800 gene encoding zinc finger protein-like 1 homolog — encoded protein: MGLCKCPKKKVTNLFCFEHRVNVCENCLVANHQKCIIKSYLQWLQDSDYNPLCVLCDKNLSDENCGECVRLTCYDVFHWYCLNKYAQQLPSNTAPAGYTCPCCKAGIFPAQNVVSPVAEQLKEHLSKVNWARSGLGLPLIEETEAPVQPKFEETKITHDNPVRKEYAQTTSSSPKTTPNHTRPSAHVAPTVNSTHSVISVDTGTSVRGSDKAYGVVDPRKVFDTTKDDYLNLSSDHDDNKYRRRSAMEWLKNWLKSRDVKGKKKDPAAVRKKFFLVLLLGLIGFITVIIIFHRLGREGSDDDPLLDMMANPNIRVNENRVLGE